From the Clavibacter phaseoli genome, one window contains:
- a CDS encoding ABC transporter permease: MTALRPAREDVRAGGRTGADAPDDGDRVARPAPGRATRDALLRVAVGLVVPVLVVGLWAVVTATGAVPAHLLPAPLDVVRAGAELAQQGILGQYVAISLQRVLLGFALGATVGLVLGTVVGLSRVGRLLLAPTAGAFRTVPSLAWVPLLLLWMGINEDSKVTLVAIGAMFPVYTTVAGALRHVDPHLVEVGRAFGLTRIPLLVTVQLPAVLPAVVSGLRLALAQSWLFLVAAELLAASMGLGYLLTESSSNGRVDRVLLAIVLLAVLGAVTDAVVGLVERVLVRRWG, from the coding sequence ATGACCGCGCTCCGGCCCGCCCGGGAGGACGTCCGCGCGGGCGGCCGCACGGGCGCCGACGCGCCTGACGACGGCGATCGCGTCGCGCGCCCGGCGCCCGGCCGCGCGACCCGCGACGCCCTCCTCCGGGTCGCCGTGGGCCTCGTGGTCCCCGTCCTGGTGGTCGGCCTCTGGGCGGTCGTGACCGCCACGGGCGCCGTGCCCGCCCACCTCCTGCCCGCGCCGCTCGACGTGGTGCGCGCCGGAGCGGAGCTCGCCCAGCAGGGGATCCTCGGGCAGTACGTCGCCATCTCGCTGCAGCGCGTGCTGCTCGGCTTCGCCCTCGGCGCCACCGTGGGCCTCGTGCTCGGCACCGTCGTCGGCCTCTCCCGCGTCGGCCGTCTCCTGCTCGCGCCCACGGCGGGCGCGTTCCGCACGGTGCCGTCGCTCGCGTGGGTGCCGCTGCTGCTGCTCTGGATGGGGATCAACGAGGACTCCAAGGTCACGCTCGTCGCCATCGGCGCGATGTTCCCCGTGTACACGACCGTCGCGGGCGCGCTCCGGCACGTGGACCCGCACCTCGTGGAGGTCGGGCGCGCGTTCGGCCTGACGCGGATCCCGCTGCTCGTCACCGTGCAGCTGCCCGCCGTGCTGCCCGCCGTCGTCTCCGGGCTCCGGCTCGCGCTCGCGCAGTCGTGGCTGTTCCTCGTGGCGGCGGAGCTCCTCGCCGCGTCGATGGGGCTCGGGTACCTGCTCACGGAGTCGTCCTCCAACGGACGCGTCGACCGGGTGCTGCTCGCGATCGTCCTGCTCGCCGTGCTGGGCGCCGTCACCGACGCGGTCGTGGGTCTCGTGGAGCGGGTGCTCGTCCGCCGCTGGGGCTGA
- a CDS encoding shikimate kinase — protein MPVVLIGPPGAGKTTVGRRVAKALGVPFTDTDRAIVEAHGSIADIFREHGEPRFRELERAAVAAALAEDGVVSLGGGAVLDPATRADLGSCRVVLLTVSEHAVRARIRGHDRPLVDGLESWRRIVADREELYRSLADLTIDTSDRPLPRIAREIERFARERQP, from the coding sequence GTGCCGGTCGTCCTGATCGGCCCGCCCGGTGCGGGCAAGACCACGGTCGGCCGTCGCGTCGCGAAGGCCCTCGGGGTGCCCTTCACCGACACGGACCGCGCGATCGTCGAGGCGCACGGATCCATCGCCGACATCTTCCGCGAGCACGGCGAGCCGCGGTTCCGCGAGCTCGAGCGGGCCGCGGTCGCCGCCGCCCTCGCGGAGGACGGCGTCGTCTCGCTCGGCGGGGGAGCCGTCCTCGACCCCGCGACGCGCGCCGACCTGGGGTCGTGCCGCGTGGTGCTCCTCACCGTGAGCGAGCACGCCGTGCGCGCGCGGATCCGCGGCCACGACCGCCCGCTCGTCGACGGCCTCGAGAGCTGGCGGCGCATCGTCGCCGACCGCGAGGAGCTGTACCGCTCGCTCGCCGACCTGACCATCGACACCTCCGACCGCCCGCTCCCGCGCATCGCCCGCGAGATCGAGCGCTTCGCCCGGGAGAGGCAGCCATGA
- the aroC gene encoding chorismate synthase, translated as MLRWLTAGESHGPELIAVLEGLPAGVPVSLDGIRADLARRKLGYGRGARMAFEQDELSLSTGVVHGRTLGSPIAVRIGNTEWPKWVDVMSPEPVDPAKLQGARAAALTRPRPGHADLVGMQKYDFDEARPVLERASARETAARVALGAVARAFLAELGITLVSHTLSIGPVRVPEGAPLPTPADVDALDADPLRCFHPETSARMVAEVDDTKQSGDTVGGVVEVLAYDLPPGLGSHVHWDRRLDSKLAAALMGIQAIKGVEVGDGFLTTTRRGSEAHDELFSTDAGIGRSTDRAGGTEGGMSTGTVLRVRAGMKPIATVPRALRTIDTATGGAAPANHQRSDVCAVPAAGVVAEAMVALTLADAVLEKFGGDSVGETLRNLRGYLDAIPEGRRTGADLVDEADAAPPAAPEA; from the coding sequence ATGCTGCGTTGGCTCACCGCCGGGGAATCCCACGGCCCCGAACTCATCGCCGTCCTGGAGGGCCTGCCCGCGGGCGTGCCCGTCAGCCTCGACGGCATCCGCGCCGACCTCGCCCGTCGCAAGCTCGGCTACGGCCGCGGCGCGCGTATGGCGTTCGAGCAGGACGAGCTGAGCCTCTCGACCGGCGTGGTCCACGGGCGCACGCTCGGCAGCCCCATCGCCGTGCGCATCGGCAACACCGAGTGGCCGAAGTGGGTCGACGTCATGAGCCCCGAGCCGGTGGATCCCGCGAAGCTGCAGGGTGCGCGCGCCGCGGCCCTCACGCGTCCCCGGCCCGGCCACGCCGACCTCGTGGGCATGCAGAAGTACGACTTCGACGAGGCGCGCCCCGTGCTCGAGCGCGCGAGCGCCCGCGAGACAGCCGCCCGCGTCGCGCTCGGCGCCGTGGCCCGCGCGTTCCTCGCCGAGCTCGGGATCACCCTCGTCAGCCACACGCTCTCCATCGGCCCCGTCCGGGTGCCCGAGGGCGCGCCGCTGCCGACGCCCGCCGACGTGGACGCGCTGGACGCCGATCCGCTGCGCTGCTTCCACCCCGAGACGAGCGCCCGCATGGTCGCCGAGGTCGATGACACGAAGCAGAGCGGCGACACGGTCGGCGGCGTCGTCGAGGTCCTCGCCTACGACCTGCCGCCCGGCCTCGGCTCGCACGTGCACTGGGACCGCCGTCTCGACTCCAAGCTCGCGGCCGCGCTCATGGGCATCCAGGCGATCAAGGGCGTCGAGGTCGGCGACGGCTTCCTCACCACCACGCGCCGCGGATCCGAGGCGCACGACGAGCTGTTCTCCACCGACGCCGGGATCGGCCGGTCCACGGACCGCGCCGGCGGCACCGAGGGCGGCATGTCGACGGGCACGGTCCTCCGCGTCCGCGCGGGCATGAAGCCCATCGCGACCGTGCCGCGCGCCCTCCGCACCATCGACACCGCCACGGGCGGGGCGGCCCCCGCGAACCACCAGCGCTCCGACGTCTGCGCGGTGCCCGCCGCGGGCGTCGTGGCCGAGGCGATGGTCGCGCTCACGCTCGCCGACGCCGTGCTGGAGAAGTTCGGCGGCGACTCCGTGGGCGAGACCCTCCGCAACCTCCGCGGCTACCTCGACGCGATCCCCGAGGGGCGCCGCACGGGCGCCGACCTCGTGGACGAGGCGGACGCCGCGCCGCCGGCGGCGCCCGAGGCCTGA
- the aroB gene encoding 3-dehydroquinate synthase, with protein MTDAHPTDAVAPATPATPATAEPDAPTVIRVSGAPGYDVTVGRGLVAGVGALLGPRVRKVLIVHAPALAEEASRLRERLQGDVEVYLAEVPDAEGAKRVEVAAFCWKIMGTTDFTRSDAVITLGGGATTDLGGFVAATWLRGVMLIQIPTTVLAMVDAAVGGKTGINTSEGKNLVGAFYAPTAVIVDLDLLATLPRNEIVTGFAEIVKAGFIAVPEILDIIERDVARVTDTTSGEFRRVVELAIAMKAEVVGEDFTEKGRREILNYGHTLGHAIEHAERYRWRHGAAVAVGMVFAAELSRLTRSLSDEAVDRHRRILDSLDLPTSYPVGRWPTLVASMKRDKKARGDMMRFIVLDGVGRASVLNGPEEALLFAAYQEIGS; from the coding sequence ATGACCGACGCACACCCCACCGACGCCGTCGCGCCCGCGACGCCCGCGACGCCCGCGACCGCCGAGCCCGACGCGCCCACCGTGATCCGCGTCTCCGGCGCCCCCGGCTACGACGTCACCGTGGGCCGGGGTCTCGTCGCGGGCGTGGGCGCGCTGCTCGGCCCGCGCGTGCGCAAGGTGCTCATCGTGCACGCGCCCGCCCTCGCCGAGGAGGCGTCCCGGCTGCGGGAGCGCCTGCAGGGCGACGTGGAGGTGTACCTCGCGGAGGTGCCCGACGCCGAGGGCGCCAAGCGCGTCGAGGTCGCCGCGTTCTGCTGGAAGATCATGGGCACCACCGACTTCACGCGCTCGGACGCCGTCATCACGCTCGGCGGCGGCGCCACGACCGACCTCGGCGGGTTCGTCGCGGCGACGTGGCTGCGCGGCGTGATGCTCATCCAGATCCCCACGACGGTGCTCGCGATGGTCGACGCGGCCGTCGGCGGGAAGACAGGCATCAACACGTCCGAGGGCAAGAACCTCGTCGGGGCGTTCTACGCGCCGACCGCCGTGATCGTGGACCTCGACCTGCTGGCCACCCTGCCGCGGAACGAGATCGTCACGGGCTTCGCGGAGATCGTGAAGGCCGGGTTCATCGCGGTGCCGGAGATCCTCGACATCATCGAGCGCGACGTCGCGCGCGTCACGGATACCACGAGCGGCGAGTTCCGCCGCGTCGTCGAGCTGGCGATCGCGATGAAGGCCGAGGTCGTGGGGGAGGACTTCACCGAGAAGGGCCGCCGCGAGATCCTCAACTACGGGCACACGCTCGGCCACGCCATCGAGCACGCCGAACGCTACCGCTGGCGGCACGGCGCGGCCGTCGCGGTGGGCATGGTGTTCGCCGCCGAGCTCTCGCGCCTCACGCGCTCGCTGTCGGACGAGGCGGTCGACCGGCACCGCCGGATCCTCGACTCGCTCGACCTGCCCACCAGCTACCCGGTCGGCCGCTGGCCCACGCTCGTCGCGAGCATGAAGCGCGACAAGAAGGCGCGCGGCGACATGATGCGCTTCATCGTGCTCGACGGCGTCGGCCGGGCGAGCGTGCTCAACGGTCCCGAGGAGGCGCTGCTGTTCGCGGCGTACCAGGAGATCGGCTCGTGA
- the nusB gene encoding transcription antitermination factor NusB — translation MSARTKARKRALDVLYVADIRGESIPATLAVEQQRAAAEPDRQASWQYAREIAEGFVEHQDEIDELIETYSVNWTLARMPAVDRAILRIGIWEILFNADVPDGVAISESVDLASSLSTDESASFVNGMLARIAATQA, via the coding sequence GTGAGCGCACGCACCAAGGCGCGCAAGCGCGCCCTCGACGTCCTCTACGTCGCGGACATCCGCGGCGAGTCCATCCCCGCGACCCTCGCGGTCGAGCAGCAGCGCGCCGCCGCCGAGCCCGACCGCCAGGCCTCGTGGCAGTACGCCCGCGAGATCGCCGAGGGGTTCGTCGAGCACCAGGACGAGATCGACGAGCTCATCGAGACGTACTCGGTGAACTGGACGCTCGCCCGCATGCCCGCCGTCGACCGCGCGATCCTGCGCATCGGCATCTGGGAGATCCTCTTCAACGCCGACGTGCCCGACGGCGTCGCGATCTCCGAGAGCGTCGACCTCGCGTCGTCGCTCTCGACGGACGAGTCGGCGTCGTTCGTGAACGGCATGCTGGCCCGGATCGCGGCCACGCAGGCCTAG
- a CDS encoding SDR family oxidoreductase, producing the protein MTDPAHPDAPVRPVALITGVGRVAGLGAAIAEDLALGGWDVAFSYWSAYDARMPWGPQPDDPARVAEAVERAGGRAHAIEADLMDTGAAERILDEVERALGPITGLVLSHAESVDSGLLDTTVEALDRHLAVNVRASLQLIQGFARRYRAEPGAGRIVALTSDHVVGNVPYGASKAALDRIVIAAARELEHVRVTANLVDPGPTDTGWFTPELREGLRQATPRGRLAEPRDAAALVCFLLSAEGGWINGQRIRSDGGQSVG; encoded by the coding sequence GTGACCGACCCCGCGCATCCCGACGCGCCCGTCCGGCCCGTCGCGCTGATCACGGGCGTCGGCCGGGTCGCCGGGCTCGGCGCGGCCATCGCCGAGGACCTGGCCCTCGGCGGCTGGGACGTCGCCTTCTCGTACTGGTCCGCCTACGACGCGCGCATGCCCTGGGGCCCGCAGCCCGACGACCCGGCCCGGGTCGCCGAGGCCGTCGAGCGCGCCGGCGGACGCGCGCACGCGATCGAGGCCGACCTGATGGACACGGGCGCGGCCGAGCGGATCCTCGACGAGGTCGAGCGCGCGCTCGGCCCGATCACGGGCCTCGTCCTCAGCCACGCCGAGTCGGTCGACAGCGGGCTCCTCGACACGACCGTGGAGGCCCTCGACCGGCACCTCGCCGTGAACGTGCGGGCGTCGCTCCAGCTCATCCAGGGCTTCGCCCGGCGGTACCGCGCCGAGCCCGGCGCGGGCCGCATCGTGGCGCTCACGAGCGACCACGTCGTCGGCAACGTGCCGTACGGCGCGAGCAAGGCGGCGCTGGACCGCATCGTCATCGCGGCCGCGCGCGAGCTCGAGCACGTGAGGGTGACCGCGAACCTCGTGGATCCCGGGCCCACCGACACCGGCTGGTTCACGCCCGAGCTGCGCGAGGGCCTCCGGCAGGCCACGCCCCGCGGCCGGCTCGCCGAGCCCCGCGACGCCGCCGCGCTCGTCTGCTTCCTGCTGTCGGCCGAGGGCGGCTGGATCAACGGCCAGCGCATCCGCTCCGACGGCGGCCAGAGCGTCGGCTGA
- the efp gene encoding elongation factor P gives MASTADIKNGVVLNMDGQLWTVIEFQHVKPGKGGAFVRTKVKNVMSGKVVDRTFNAGAKIETETVDRRDFQYLYADGENFVFMDTSDYDQITLSAAQVGDAKNFMLENQDVTVALHNGEGLYVELPASVVLTITYTEPGLQGDRSTGGTKPATVETGHQIQVPLFLEQGTRVKVDTRTGDYLGRVTD, from the coding sequence ATGGCCTCTACCGCTGACATCAAGAACGGCGTCGTCCTCAACATGGACGGCCAGCTGTGGACCGTCATCGAGTTCCAGCACGTGAAGCCGGGCAAGGGCGGCGCGTTCGTGCGCACCAAGGTCAAGAACGTGATGAGCGGCAAGGTCGTCGACCGCACGTTCAACGCGGGCGCCAAGATCGAGACCGAGACGGTCGACCGCCGCGACTTCCAGTACCTCTACGCCGACGGCGAGAACTTCGTGTTCATGGACACGAGCGACTACGACCAGATCACGCTGTCCGCCGCGCAGGTCGGCGACGCGAAGAACTTCATGCTCGAGAACCAGGACGTGACCGTCGCGCTGCACAACGGCGAGGGGCTCTACGTCGAGCTGCCCGCGTCCGTCGTGCTCACCATCACGTACACGGAGCCGGGCCTGCAGGGCGACCGGTCGACGGGCGGCACCAAGCCCGCGACCGTCGAGACCGGCCACCAGATCCAGGTCCCGCTCTTCCTCGAGCAGGGCACGCGCGTCAAGGTGGACACCCGCACGGGCGACTACCTCGGCCGCGTCACCGACTGA
- a CDS encoding aliphatic sulfonate ABC transporter substrate-binding protein has translation MTRLLPRRSIPALALAGAAAMLLAGCAAGEGSSVAPAADATADAAGWSADTLTLDWATYNPLSLIVKDQGLVEKRLGSDVTVDWVQSAGSNKANELLRAGAVDVGSTAGSAALLARANGSPIRTIDVYSQPEWTAIVVPKGSPITSVDQLRGADIAATKGTDPYFFLLQTLDQAGIPASDVTIQNLQHADGRAALENGSVDAWAGLDPLMAASEAEAGSTLLYRNVDFATYGFLNATQSFLDASPDLAQAVVDSYEEARAWAVEHPDETAAILAQAAAIDPAIASTVIGRTNLGVDPVPGDAQRAVLERVGPILVESGDVTDQGKVDTALDELFEPRFAEAADPASGSAG, from the coding sequence GTGACCCGTCTCCTGCCCCGCAGATCCATTCCCGCCCTCGCGCTCGCGGGCGCCGCCGCGATGCTCCTCGCCGGATGCGCCGCGGGGGAGGGCTCGTCCGTCGCCCCCGCCGCCGACGCCACCGCGGATGCAGCGGGCTGGAGCGCTGACACGCTCACCCTCGACTGGGCGACCTACAACCCGCTGAGCCTCATCGTGAAGGACCAGGGCCTCGTCGAGAAGCGGCTCGGGTCGGACGTGACGGTCGACTGGGTGCAGAGCGCCGGGTCGAACAAGGCCAACGAGCTGCTGCGCGCGGGCGCCGTCGACGTGGGATCCACCGCCGGGTCCGCCGCGCTCCTCGCCCGTGCCAACGGCTCGCCCATCCGCACCATCGACGTGTACTCGCAGCCGGAGTGGACCGCGATCGTCGTGCCGAAGGGGTCGCCCATCACGAGCGTCGACCAGCTCCGGGGCGCCGACATCGCCGCCACGAAGGGCACCGACCCGTACTTCTTCCTGCTGCAGACGCTCGACCAGGCCGGCATCCCGGCCTCCGACGTCACCATCCAGAACCTCCAGCACGCCGACGGCCGCGCCGCCCTCGAGAACGGCTCCGTCGACGCGTGGGCCGGGCTCGACCCGCTCATGGCCGCGAGCGAGGCCGAGGCGGGGTCCACGCTGCTGTACCGGAACGTCGACTTCGCGACCTACGGGTTCCTCAACGCGACGCAGTCCTTCCTCGACGCGTCGCCCGACCTCGCGCAGGCCGTCGTGGACTCCTACGAGGAGGCCCGCGCCTGGGCCGTCGAGCACCCGGACGAGACGGCGGCGATCCTCGCGCAGGCCGCCGCGATCGACCCGGCCATCGCGTCCACCGTCATCGGCCGCACGAACCTCGGCGTGGATCCCGTCCCCGGCGACGCGCAGCGCGCCGTGCTGGAGCGCGTCGGCCCGATCCTCGTGGAGTCGGGCGACGTGACCGACCAGGGGAAGGTCGACACGGCCCTCGACGAGCTGTTCGAGCCGCGGTTCGCCGAGGCCGCGGATCCCGCCTCCGGGTCGGCCGGATGA
- a CDS encoding ABC transporter ATP-binding protein — MPVTASAPRPDRTTAASAAPGPGSAGAVELRGVGRSFPVDGSRARRTVLRDVDLDLAAGDVVAILGPSGCGKSTLLRQVSGLDGPDAGSIRIDGTPVRDVDQRSAVAFQEPRLLPWRTIRANVRLGLPRDVPRAEGDARVRDLLELTGLAEAADLRPRQVSGGMAQRASLARALARRPRVLVLDEPFGALDALTRLRMQDLLLDVHAAIPTTVLLVTHDVDEALHLADRVVLLGPDPEDGAAPGATVRRVLEVPGARPRDRGDATLAALRAELLEGLGVPGHRTR, encoded by the coding sequence ATGCCCGTCACCGCATCCGCCCCGCGACCCGACCGGACGACCGCCGCGTCGGCCGCCCCCGGCCCGGGATCCGCCGGCGCGGTCGAGCTCCGCGGGGTCGGCCGCTCGTTCCCCGTGGACGGATCCCGGGCCCGGCGCACCGTGCTCCGGGACGTCGACCTCGACCTCGCCGCGGGCGACGTCGTCGCGATCCTCGGGCCGTCCGGCTGCGGCAAGTCCACGCTCCTGCGCCAGGTGAGCGGGCTCGACGGGCCCGACGCCGGATCCATCCGCATCGACGGCACGCCCGTGCGCGACGTCGACCAGCGCTCCGCCGTCGCGTTCCAGGAGCCGCGGCTGCTGCCGTGGCGCACGATCCGCGCCAACGTGCGCCTCGGCCTGCCCCGCGACGTGCCGCGCGCCGAGGGCGACGCCCGCGTGCGCGACCTGCTCGAGCTCACGGGCCTCGCCGAGGCCGCCGACCTCCGCCCGCGACAGGTCTCCGGCGGCATGGCCCAGCGCGCCTCGCTCGCCCGCGCGCTCGCCCGGCGGCCCCGCGTCCTCGTGCTCGACGAGCCGTTCGGCGCGCTCGACGCCCTCACGCGCCTCCGCATGCAGGACCTGCTGCTCGACGTGCACGCCGCGATCCCCACCACGGTCCTCCTCGTCACGCACGACGTGGACGAGGCCCTGCACCTCGCCGACCGCGTGGTGCTGCTCGGCCCGGATCCCGAGGACGGGGCCGCGCCCGGCGCGACCGTCCGCCGCGTCCTCGAGGTCCCGGGCGCCCGCCCGCGCGACCGCGGCGACGCGACCCTCGCCGCCCTCCGCGCCGAGCTGCTCGAGGGGCTCGGCGTGCCGGGCCACCGGACGCGCTGA
- a CDS encoding shikimate dehydrogenase, whose protein sequence is MADPRTPAVRLAVLGSPIAHSLSPRLHRAAYDVLGLDWSYEAVECAGADLGAFVAGIGSGWRGLSLTMPLKRDVLPLLDRVDDTARLAGAANTLLLEEDGDGRTRRRGANTDVAGIVRALGAAGVERTQRAVVLGAGSTARSAVVASARMGAREVVVAARRLEQGRELAPLADELGVALLAVPLDGELAELRDADTVISTLPGDAAAAVSLPRALPDATVLLDVTYAPWPTGIATAWERAGGRVVPGIDMLVHQALDQVRLFAHGDDARPLPDEERVLAAMLASVDRDPRRPWTGA, encoded by the coding sequence ATGGCTGATCCGCGGACGCCGGCCGTGCGGCTGGCGGTCCTCGGCAGCCCCATCGCGCACTCGCTCTCCCCGCGGCTGCACCGCGCGGCGTACGACGTGCTCGGGCTCGACTGGTCCTACGAGGCGGTGGAGTGCGCGGGGGCCGACCTCGGCGCGTTCGTCGCGGGAATCGGATCCGGCTGGCGCGGCCTCTCGCTCACCATGCCGCTCAAGCGCGACGTGCTGCCGCTCCTCGACCGGGTCGACGACACGGCGCGCCTCGCAGGCGCGGCCAACACCCTGCTGCTCGAGGAGGACGGGGACGGGCGCACGCGGCGACGCGGAGCGAACACGGACGTCGCCGGGATCGTGCGCGCGCTCGGGGCGGCCGGCGTGGAGCGTACGCAGCGCGCGGTCGTGCTGGGCGCCGGATCCACGGCGCGCTCAGCCGTCGTCGCGTCGGCCCGCATGGGCGCGCGCGAGGTCGTCGTCGCGGCCCGCCGCCTGGAGCAGGGGCGGGAGCTCGCGCCGCTCGCCGACGAGCTGGGCGTCGCGCTCCTGGCCGTGCCGCTCGACGGGGAGCTCGCGGAGCTGCGCGACGCCGACACCGTGATCAGCACGCTCCCGGGCGACGCCGCCGCGGCCGTGTCGCTGCCCCGGGCCCTGCCCGACGCGACCGTGCTCCTCGACGTGACCTACGCGCCGTGGCCGACCGGCATCGCCACCGCGTGGGAGCGCGCGGGCGGCCGCGTCGTGCCGGGGATCGACATGCTCGTGCACCAGGCGCTCGACCAGGTGCGCCTGTTCGCGCACGGGGACGACGCCCGTCCGCTGCCGGACGAGGAGCGCGTGCTGGCGGCGATGCTCGCGAGCGTCGACCGGGATCCGCGGAGGCCCTGGACGGGAGCCTGA
- a CDS encoding type II 3-dehydroquinate dehydratase, with product MSRVLVLNGPNLGRLGSREPDVYGTGSLDDLRRELVAFAPDDVEIDLRQTDDEATLIGWLHEAVDARTPVIMNPAAFTHYSYALRDAAALVTKAGILLIEVHISNPHAREEFRHTSVISPVATGVIAGLGQGSYLLALAHVVTGTR from the coding sequence ATGTCACGCGTGCTCGTCCTCAACGGCCCCAACCTCGGACGGCTCGGCAGCCGCGAGCCCGACGTGTACGGCACCGGGTCGCTCGACGACCTCCGCCGGGAGCTCGTCGCGTTCGCGCCCGACGACGTCGAGATCGACCTGCGCCAGACCGACGACGAGGCGACCCTCATCGGCTGGCTGCACGAGGCCGTCGATGCCCGTACCCCCGTGATCATGAACCCCGCCGCCTTCACGCACTACTCGTACGCGCTCCGCGACGCCGCCGCGCTCGTGACGAAGGCCGGCATCCTCCTCATCGAGGTGCACATCTCGAACCCGCACGCGCGCGAGGAGTTCCGGCACACCAGCGTCATCTCGCCCGTCGCGACGGGCGTCATCGCGGGGCTCGGGCAGGGCTCCTACCTCCTGGCCCTCGCGCACGTCGTGACCGGCACCCGTTAG